In Prunus dulcis chromosome 2, ALMONDv2, whole genome shotgun sequence, a single genomic region encodes these proteins:
- the LOC117617891 gene encoding uncharacterized protein LOC117617891 isoform X2 gives MGEHEGWAQPPSGLWPNGLLPNEAASVMRVLDSERWLKAEERTAELIACIQPNPPSEERRNAVADYVQRLIMKCFPCQVFTFGSVPLKTYLPDGDIDLTAFSKTQNLKDTWAHQVRDMLENEEKNENAEFRVKEVQYIQAEVKIIKCLVENIVVDISFNQLGGLCTLCFLEEVDHLINQNHLFKRSIILIKAWCYYESRILGAHHGLISTYALETLVLYIFHVFNNSFAGPLEVLYRFLEFFSKFDWDNCCVSLWGPVPISALPDVTAEPPRKDGGELLLSKLFLDACSSVYAVFPGGQENQGQPFVSKHFNVIDPLRINNNLGRSVSKGNFFRIRSAFAFGAKRLARLLDCAKEDLYFEVNQFFLNTWDRHGSGHRPDAPRNDLRRMRLSNPDHLHGSENLRNISRDQKNESSSGRGTHGDGMLGSLSVPSQHGSYPLESTSGNSDVPTGTHAQSQKNHGNTNTARASDQIRKETNSNLGAKVDKGQRSSRPDNLVNDLHGRFLFARTRSSPELTDSYGEVSSQGRRNRAPESGKTQTYSTRLDNSRRKNLDSDSMASHRVRSSTDDPSSARHISSRQSLDATVDSNSYHDESGLNAIADDYASISGTQGMHQEEQDLVNMMASSTAHGFNGPVHLPLNLASSHLPLPIPPSILASMGYAQRNMGGMVPTNFPMIETPWGTNMQFPQGVVPSPLAPYFPGLGLSSNPEDSVEPSNENFGSVEMNSGETDHDFWHQQERGSTGGFDLENGSFELLQEDDKQQSTSAGYNFHPSSRVGTSGSSIRVQQKPKENRDELREDHVDNFQYQDNKGNEVYFDDRTVSSRSATYTSSVRSKTSSESSWEGSSAKVSKSTREKRGRKTALSAAPSAAFGKGKSVSEHSSTQADDDNRDWNQPTTLGAEMVERSTGSQPTASLHVPRHQMPGFEPSQTSGSDSLIPFAPVLLGPGSRQRASNDSGMLFYPTGPPVPFVTMLPYNYFSTETGTSDVSANQFSREEGPDNSDSGQNFDSSEGADQPEVLSTSNSIGRAAPIEASEHKSDILHSDFASHWQNLQYGRICQNSRHPSPVVYQSPVMVPPVYLQGRFPWDGPGRPLSANMNLFNQLVGYGPRLVPVAPLQSVSNRPASVYQRYVEEIPRYRSGTGTYLPNPVTVRDRHPSSTRRGNYNYERNDHHGDREGNWNTNSKSRASGRNHSRNQGEKPNSRADRLAASDSRAERPWSSHRQDSFPSYQSQNGPIRSNTTQSGSTNVAYGMYPLPAMNPSGVSSNGPSIPSVVMLYPYDHNTGYGPPAEQLEFGSLGPVGFSGLNEVSQLNEGNRMSGVFEEQRFHGGSARRSSPDQPSSPHLQRGV, from the exons ATGGGCGAACATGAGGGGTGGGCACAGCCACCAAGTGGGCTTTGGCCGAATGGCCTATTGCCCAATGAAGCTGCCTCGGTAATGCGAGTTCTCGACTCAGAGCGATGGTTGAAGGCGGAAGAGAGAACTGCAGAGCTTATTGCCTGCATTCAGCCCAATCCACCCTCCGAGGAGCGCAGAAATGCCGTCGCCGATTATGTTCAGCGGCTCATAATGAAGTGCTTCCCCTGCCAG GTGTTCACTTTTGGATCTGTACCCCTGAAGACGTATTTGCCTGATGGAGATATTGACCTGACAGCCTTCAGTAAGACTCAAAATTTGAAGGACACATGGGCCCATCAGGTTCGTGATATGCTGGAGAATGAGGAGAAGAACGAGAATGCTGAATTCCGCGTGAAAGAGGTTCAGTACATTCAGGCAGAA GTGAAGATAATCAAGTGCCTTGTGGAAAACATTGTAGTAGACATATCATTCAATCAGCTGGGGGGCTTGTGCACCCTTTGTTTCCTTGAGGAG GTTGATCATTTGATAAATCAAAATCATTTGTTCAAGCGTAGTATCATTCTGATAAAGGCCTGGTGTTATTATGAGAGCCGAATACTGGGTGCTCACCATGGACTTATCTCAACTTATGCGCTGGAAACTTTGGTTTTATACATATTTCACGTTTTCAACAACTCCTTTGCTGGACCACTTGAG GTCCTGTATCGTTTTTTAGAgttttttagtaaatttgaCTGGGACAATTGTTGTGTTAGCCTATGGGGTCCTGTACCCATTAGTGCACTTCCAGATGTAACTG CCGAACCTCCTCGAAAAGATGGTGGAGAGTTATTACTGAGCAAATTATTTCTTGATGCCTGTAGCTCAGTGTATGCTGTTTTCCCTGGCGGTCAAGAAAATCAGGGCCAGCCTTTTGTTTCCAAACATTTTAATGTTATTGATCCTTTGCGAATCAATAACAACCTGGGACGTAGTGTTAGTAAAG GTAACTTCTTCAGAATACGCAGTGCATTTGCATTTGGGGCTAAAAGGCTGGCCAGGTTGCTTGATTGTGCCAAAGAGGATCTATATTTTGAAGTAAATCAGTTTTTCCTGAACACTTGGGATAGACATGGGAGTGGTCATCGACCTGATGCACCACGAAACGATTTGAGGCGCATGAGACTTTCAAATCCAGACCACTTACATGGATCTGAGAATCTCAGGAACATTTCACGCGACCAAAAAAACGAAAGTTCCTCTGGTCGTGGTACTCATGGTGACGGGATGCTTGGCTCACTTAGTGTTCCCTCCCAGCATGGTAGTTATCCTTTAGAAAGCACATCCGGGAACAGTGATGTGCCTACTGGAACTCATGCTCAAAGCCAAAAGAATCATGGGAACACAAACACTGCTAGGGCGTCTGATCAGATTAGAAAGGAAACCAATTCCAATCTGGGTGCAAAGGTTGATAAAGGTCAGAGAAGTTCTAGACCTGATAACTTGGTGAATGACCTCCATGGGAGGTTTCTTTTTGCAAGGACACGTTCTAGTCCTGAGCTTACTGATTCGTATGGTGAAGTTTCTTCTCAAGGTAGACGCAACAGAGCCCCTGAGAGTGGGAAAACCCAAACTTATTCGACAAGGTTGGATAATAGCAGGAGGAAAAACCTGGACTCTGACAGTATGGCAAGCCACAGAGTTAGATCTTCAACTGATGATCCTTCATCTGCTAGACACATCTCATCCCGTCAAAGCCTTGATGCTACTGTTGATTCAAATAGCTATCATGACGAATCGGGATTGAATGCCATTGCTGATGATTATGCTTCTATTTCGGGGACACAAGGGATGCACCAGGAGGAGCAAGATCTTGTTAACATGATGGCATCTTCTACAGCTCATGGTTTTAATGGGCCAGTCCATCTTCCATTGAATTTGGCTTCGAGTCACCTACCACTTCCAATCCCACCATCCATCCTTGCTTCTATGGGATATGCTCAGAGAAATATGGGTGGAATGGTTCCCACAAATTTTCCCATGATTGAGACTCCTTGGGGAACAAATATGCAATTTCCCCAAGGTGTTGTCCCATCGCCATTAGCCCCTTATTTCCCTGGCTTGGGGTTGTCTTCGAATCCTGAAGACTCAGTGGAACCTAGTAATGAGAATTTTGGATCTGTGGAAATGAACTCAGGTGAAACTGATCATGATTTCTGGCATCAGCAGGAAAGGGGCTCTACTGGTGGGTTTGATCTTGAAAATGGAAGTTTTGAATTGCTTCAGGAAGATGATAAGCAACAGTCAACTTCAGCTGGTTATAACTTTCATCCTTCATCTCGGGTAGGCACCTCAGGAAGTTCTATTCGAGTTCAACAAAAGCCTAAAGAAAACCGAGATGAATTGAGGGAAGATCATGTGGATAATTTTCAGTATCAAGATAACAAAGGAAATGAGGTATACTTTGATGACCGAACTGTGAGTTCTAGGTCTGCAACTTATACAAGTTCAGTGAGAAGTAAGACCTCCTCTGAGAGTTCTTGGGAAGGATCATCAGCAAAGGTCTCAAAGTCAACAAGGGAAAAACGGGGTAGGAAAACTGCTCTTTCAGCAGCGCCGTCTGCTGCATTTGGGAAAGGCAAGAGTGTGTCTGAACATTCATCTACCCAGGCAGATGATGACAACAGAGATTGGAATCAACCTACGACTTTAGGTGCCGAAATGGTAGAAAGAAGCACAGGATCTCAACCCACTGCTTCTTTGCATGTTCCAAGGCATCAAATGCCTGGTTTTGAACCATCTCAGACAAGTGGATCAGATTCGTTGATACCATTTGCTCCAGTGCTCTTAGGTCCTGGTTCACGACAGAGAGCTTCAAATGATTCTGGGATGCTTTTTTATCCTACGGGGCCTCCAGTTCCATTTGTTACAATGCTTCCTTATAATTACTTCTCAACAGAGACAGGAACTTCAGATGTATCAGCTAACCAATTTAGTAGAGAAGAGGGACCGGATAATAGTGATTCTGGTCAGAATTTTGATTCATCTGAGGGAGCTGATCAGCCTGAGGTATTAAGTACTTCTAACTCTATTGGAAGGGCTGCTCCTATTGAGGCATCAGAGCATAAGTCCGACATTCTACACAGCGATTTTGCAAGTCATTGGCAGAATTTGCAATATGGACGTATTTGCCAAAATTCTCGGCATCCTTCACCTGTGGTTTATCAATCACCAGTTATGGTGCCCCCTGTCTACTTACAAGGACGATTTCCTTGGGATGGCCCTGGGAGACCTCTTTCAGCCAACATGAATCTTTTCAATCAGCTTGTGGGTTATGGGCCTCGACTGGTTCCTGTTGCTCCTCTCCAGTCTGTTTCTAACAGGCCTGCCAGTGTTTATCAACGTTATGTCGAAGAGATTCCAAGATATCGCAGTGGGACTGGGACCTACCTGCCAAATCCT GTTACTGTACGGGATCGGCATCCTTCAAGCACAAGAAGGGGGAATTACAATTATGAAAGAAATGATCACCATGGTGATAGAGAAGGAAACTGGAATACTAATTCAAAGTCACGAGCTTCTGGCCGCAACCACAGTCGCAACCAAGGTGAGAAGCCAAATTCAAGAGCAGACCGTTTGGCAGCTAGTGACAGCCGAGCTGAAAGGCCATGGAGCTCACATAGGCAGGACTCATTCCCTTCATATCAATCTCAAAATGGTCCTATCCGCTCAAACACTACACAGAGTGGTTCCACAAATGTTGCTTATGGCATGTATCCGCTACCAGCCATGAACCCCAGTGGGGTGTCATCAAATGGACCTTCCATTCCATCAGTTGTCATGTTGTATCCTTATGACCATAATACTGGCTATGGGCCACCTGCAGAACAACTTGAGTTTGGTTCTCTTGGACCAGTGGGCTTCTCAGGATTGAATGAAGTTTCACAGCTAAATGAGGGGAACAGGATGAGTGGAGTATTTGAGGAACAAAGGTTTCATGGTGGCTCTGCTCGACGATCTTCGCCTGATCAGCCTTCTTCACCCCACCTCCAAAG GGGAGTTTGA